Genomic segment of Corynebacterium urealyticum DSM 7109:
ACCCGTTGGGCAACCCACGGCCGCCCGAACGACGTCAACGCGCACCCGCACCTCTCCTTCGACGGCAAGGCCGCCATCGTCCACAACGGCATCATCGAGAACTTCGCCGCCCTGCGCGACGAGCTCGAGGCCCGCGGCATCGAGCTGGTCTCCGATACGGACTCCGAGGTCGCTGCCCACCTGCTCGCCATCGAGTACAACGAGGGTGAGCACGCCGGGGACGTCGAGGCCTCCGCACTCGCCGTCCTGCGCCGCCTGGAAGGTGCGTTCACCGTCCTGTTCACCCATGCCGACGCACCGGGGCTCATCGTCGCCGGTCGCCGCAACACCCCGCTGATCGTCGGGGTCGGGGAGGACGGCATGTTCCTGGGGTCGGACGTCGCCGCTTTCATCGCCCACACCAAGAACGCCGTCGAGCTCGGCCAGGACAGCGCCGTCGCGATCACCGCCGATAACTACGAGATCATGGACTTCGACGGCGCCCCGGCCGAGGGCAGCCCGTTCACCATCGACTGGGACCAGGAGGCCGCCGAGAAGGACGGCTTCGACTCCTTCATGATGAAGGAAATCCACGAACAGCCCGCCGCCGTCCGCGACACCCTGGCCGGCCGCTTCGTCGACGGCAAGGTTGTCCTCGACGAGCAGCGCCTTTCCGACGACGATCTGCGCAACATCCAGAAGGTCTACGTCGTCGCCTGTGGTTCCGCCTACCACTCCGGGCTGCTGGCGAAGTACGCCATCGAGCACTGGGCCCGCATCCCGGTGGAGATCGAGGTGGCTTCCGAGTTCCGCTACCGCGACCCGGTGCTGAACCAGCAGACCCTCGTCGTCGCTGTCTCCCAGTCCGGCGAGACCGCCGACACCCTGGAGGCCGTGCGCCACGCCAAGACCCAGGGCGCGCGTGTACTGGCGGTGTGTAACACCAACGGCTCCCAGATCCCGCGCGAATCCGATGCGGTGCTCTACACCCATGCCGGCCCGGAGATCGGCGTGGCCTCCACCAAGGCATTCCTCGCCCAGGTGGCGGCGAACTACGTGGTTGGTCTGGCGCTCGCCCAGGCGCGCGGCACGATGTACCCCGACGAGATCGGCGATATCTACGCAACCCTCGCCGAGCTGCCCACCAAGATCGAAAAGACCCTGGCGCTCGCCGAGCCGATCGAGCAGCTCGCCGAGGAGCTCGGGCCCGTGAAGACGATGCTCTTCCTGGGCCGCCACGTCGGCTTCCCGGTCGCTCTCGAGGGCGCATTGAAGCTCAAGGAGCTGGCCTATATCCACGCCGAGGGCTTCGCCGCCGGTGAGCTCAAGCACGGCCCGATCGCCCTGATTGAGGACGACCTTCCGGTGGTTGTCGTCGTCCCGTCCCCGACGGGCCGCCCGGTGCTGCACTCCAAGATTGTGTCCAATATCCAGGAGATCCGCGCCCGCGGTGCGAAGACGATCGTCATCGCGGAGGAGGGCGACGAGGCGGTGCGCCCGTACGCCAACTGGCTGCTGGAGATCCCGGCGACGGGCACGCTGATGCAGCCGCTGCTGTCCACCGTCCCGCTGCAGTTCCTGGCCGCGGACATCGCCCGCCAGTGCGGTAACGAGGACATCGACAAGCCGCGCAACCTGGCCAAGTCCGTCACCGTGGAGTAGTCCTCGGGGCACCCGGGCTACTCCGCCGACACCTCACCCACCATCACGTTTCACCATCTCACCCGGAACGTTTCCATCACCACACAGGAGCTTCGCCCCATGCCGAATTTTTTTGGACGACACCCCGCCCGGCGAGCTGCTAGCCGCACGCGACTGCCTGGTCGCAGCCGGGGAGGTCTGGCCCTCCCCGCAACCACGGGAGGATAAATACGCCGGTGTGGTGGGCATTTTCGCAGGCTCCGATACGTTCCCGGGGGCCGCGCTGCTGGCACTCAAAGCGGCGGTGAAGTCCACCTCGCCGATGGTGCGCTACGCAGGCCCCGTGGACCCACGCCTGATCGCCCTGGCCCTGCCCGAGGTGGTCAGCGCCCCACGCCCGGAGAAAGCCGGGAGGGTGCAGGCCTGGGTCGCAGGCCCCGGGATCGACGAGGACGCACCGGAAGCACTGAACATCTTGGACTGGCTGGTGCGCCAGCCCGAACCCCTGCTGTTGGACGCCTCGGCGCTGCAGCTGGTGGCGAAGAATACGCAGCTGCTGCGCGGAATCATCAACCGCCACACCACGGGCCGGGCGACCGTGCTGACCCCACATGCTGGGGAGTTCGCCGCTCTCGCACGGGCGCTGGGCAACGAGGAGCAGGCTGAGGCCGCGGCCGTCGACCAGGATTTTGATCGCCGCCGCACCGCGTGCGCCTGGCTTGCCCGGCAGACCAAGTCGGTGGTGCTGCTCAAGGGGCGGCACACGATCGTCTCTGATGGAGACGTCGCCTGGGGCGTGGACGCAGGCCACTCCTGGTCCGCCACCCCGGGCTCCGGGGATGTGCTCGCAGGCATCGCCGGGGCCGTGATTGCGGCGGCCGAAAAGGCCCCGCTGCTGCACTGCATCCTCGGCGCGGTGGCGGTGCACGCGGTGGCGGCACTTCACGCTGCGGAGACCCCGGAGGGCTTCGCCCCGATTTCGGCATCCGACATCGTGGAGAGCATCCACGCTGTGGTCGCGGTCGCGCTCCGGCATGCGCATGAAGAAGCCGACGGCGACTAGCCTTAAGGCCATGACCCACACCCCGAAGGATAAAACGGGTCGCGGCGAGCTCATCCAGCTCGTCGTCGACCTGGGAGCACTGGCCAACAACACCCGCTTCTTCGCGGACTTCGTCGCACCCGCCCAACTCATGGCGGTCGTGAAAGCCGATGGCTATAACCACGGTGCGCTGCGTATCGCGCAGACCGCGCTGGACCACGGTGCGGCAGTGGTGGGGGTGGCCACCGTCCCGGAGGCTCTGCTGTTGCGCGAGCGGGGCCCGGTGAAGGACGGCGAGCCGGCTACCATCTTCGCCTGGATGTGGGAACCAGCCATGGACCTCACCCCGGCCTTCGACGCCGAGCTGACCCTGGGCGTGCCCTCCCTGGCACACGCCCGCAGCCTCATCGACCAAGCCCGTTCCCGGCAGGCTAAGCCACGTCCGGTGGTGGGCGTGATGTCCGATACCGGCATGTCCCGCTCCGGGATCAGCCCGGCTGAATGGCAGGAGACCATCGCGCTGCTCGCCGCCGCAGAGCAGGAAGGCCTCATCGCGGTGGACGGGGTGTTCACGCACCTGGCGTCCGCGGACGAGGACGCACAGCGCGCCGTGACGGACCGGCAGCACCAGCGATTCCAGCAAGCCATCGCCGACTGCCGCGCCGCCGGCATGGCCGTGCCCCGCAACCACATCGCCAACACCCCGGCAACGCTGACTCGCCCGGACATGCACCACGAGCTCGTGCGCCCAGGCCTCGGCGTCTACGGCGTGGACCCGGTGGCAGGCGGAACCCCCACCGGGGCGGCGGAAAACGCCGTACCGGGACTACCGGACGTCCTGCCCCTCCAGCGGACGATGAGCATGCGCGCGAAGGTCATCACCACCCGTGTGGTTCCGAAGGGCGAATCCGTCAGCTACGGCGGTATCTGGACCGCCCCGGAGGACACCCGCACCGCCGTCGTCGCCGCAGGCTACGCGGACGGGGTGCCGCGGTCGGCGTCCGGAAAGATGCAGGTCAGCATCAACGGGGAGAGCTACCAGCAGGTCGGGAGGATCTGCATGGACCAGTTCGTCGTCGCCCTGGGACCGGCCGAGAGCGCTGCCGCGGAGGCCGTGCAGCCGGGCGACTGGGCCGTGATCTTCGGCGACCCGGCGGCAGGGGAACCCAGCGTGGAGGACCTCGCCGCGGCCGCCGGCACCATCCCCTACGAGGTCGTCACGATGCCGCGCGGGCCACGCGTCCAGCGGGTCGTCGTGGACGTGGAAGGGCAGGAACACGTTGTCGAACGCTAAGGCTGGCAACGGGATGGACCTGGGCGAGGCGCAGGGGCACGCGCACGCCCGCACCCCGGAAGACATGCGTGCCATCGGCCGCGAGCTGGGGCAGCAGCTAGCCGCGGGCACCGTCGTGATCCTCACCGGACCGCTCGGGGCGGGCAAAACCACCATCACGCAGGGCATCGCCGACGGGCTGGCGGTCAAGGGGCGCGTGCAGTCGCCGACCTTCACCATCGTGCGCACCCACAAGCCCGGGGCGCGCGGCATCCGGCTGCTGCACATGGACGCTTACCGCCTGCTCGGCGAGGGGGTGGCTGAGTCCATCGCGCCGGGCGAGCAGCTCTCCCGCGACGACGTCCTGGACACGCTCGAATCCCTGGACATCGACGCCGACCTGGATGACGCGGTGCTCGTCGCCGAGTGGGGGCGCGGGGTCGTGGAGGAGCTCGCGGACCGGGTCCTGGACGTGGAGATCACGCGCGCCGTGGGGGCTGAGGTGAGTGATGGCAGCGACGCCGCGGCGGTGGACGTTCTAGGAGATGGTGGCCTCGCGGATAGCGGTGAGGTCATCGACATGACCGACGGCGACGAGGACGACCCGCGCGAGGTCCACTGGCGCTGGTCCGAGTAGCTGGGCTCGGCTGGCAGTCGACGGCGGACGGCGGTCGGCGGACGGCGGGGGCGCACCGACGGCAGACGGCGAGTGGCTGGACGTCGTTGAAAGTGGGACGGTGCCGTCGAAGGGGAGGACGGTGCCGTCGACGACCGGGGACGTCGGCGTCGTAGCGTGCGTTGATGGAGCGCGAAGGGCGTGTCTGCGCGGGGTAGTACACTAACCCCCATGCTCGTGCTCACGATTGATACCGCCACGTCCTACGTTGTTTCTGGCCTCGTTGAGGTCAACCGTCGGGCGGGCAGTTGGGGCACGTTCGAGTACTCCACGACGACGCTCTCCCAGCGGGTGCAGCGCAACCCGCGCGGCCACATGGAGCTGCTCGTTCCGCATATCCAGGAGTCCCTCGCGGAAGCGGGGCTGCGGCCGAAAGACATCGAAGCCGTGGTCGTGGGCGCTGGTCCGGGGCCGTTTACGGGGCTGCGTGTCGGGATGGCGACGGGGGCGGCGTTCGCGGATGCGATCGGTGTGCCGGTGTTCGGGGTGGATTCGTTGTCCGCCACCGCCGCCAGCGTTGCCGCTGGTCACCAGGAGTGCCTTGTTCTTTCCGACGCCAGGAGGCGCGAGTGGTACTCGGCCACCGCCACCGAGGCCGGTCGGCTGATCGCTGGGCCGGCCGTGGGCAAGCCCGTGGATGTGCTGGCCGAGCATGGATCCAAGCCCATCGCGGTGGCGCTGACCGCTGAGGTGGCGCGCGCGATCGAGAAGCTCGAGGGGGAGGAGAAGGCCGCGACTGAGGATTGGCGCATCATCACGGAGGATGCATATCCCACGCCCGAGGGGCTGGCGCTGGCGGGCGCGGATCAGCTGTGGTGGCTCGAGGGGGAGGGCCACTTTGTGGAGCGGCTGGGGCGCCCGCTGGTGGCGCAGTATTTGCGCCGGCCGGATGCCGCGGAGCCGAAGCGCAAGGAGCGCACTGCCGCGGTGAACTTCGCCGCGGCCGCTGAGGATGTGGCGGCTTTTGATCGGCTGGAGGCTGAGCAGCGTACGGCGGAGGCCGCGCTGGAAGGGGCGATGACCGAAGCAGCGGGTGTCGGCGCCGAGTCTGCGAATGCTGAGGCTGCGAAGGCCGAGGCGGCGGATGCTGAAGCTGGGAATGTCGAACCTGCGGATGCTGAACCCGCGAATGCTGAACTCACAGTGGAGCTGCTGACCCTGGATCGCGCATCCCTGGCTGACCTGGAGGAGATGGCGCGGATCGAGCAGGAACTCTTCAGCGAAGAATCCCCCTGGTCCCTGGAGGCCTTCCGCGCTGAGCTCGCCAACCCCCGCAACTACTACGTCGCCCTGCGGGTGGCAGGCCAGCTGCAGGGCTATGCGGGCATCGCGCTCAACGGGCCGCCCGCGGACCCGGAGTGGGAGATCCACACCGTGGCGCTGTCCCCGGAGCAGCAAGGCAAGGGCCACTCGCGGCTGCTGATGGACAAGCTCTTCGAGCCTCTGCAGGTCATCGGCGGGCCGGTGTACCTCGAGGTCCGCGACGGCAACGCCCCGGCCGTGGGGCTCTACGAAAGCTATGGCTTCGCGGTCACCGGCCGCCGTAAGGGCTACTACCAGCCCTCCGGGGCCGATGCCCTCACCATGTTCCGCCCCGACGAGAAGCGCCCGAGCCAGGCGGACGAGGGTGGGCAGGACGGAGCAGAAGGCATCGCCGAGCAGGACGCCGCCACGCCGGGGAGCGCTACTGATGCTGCAGAGTCCATGCTCGTCATGGGTATTGAAAGTTCCTGCGACGAGACCGGGGTCGGCGTCGTGCGCATGAGCAAAACCGACGGTGACCAAGAGGAAACAGGCAGCGCCCCGGTCGTCGAGGAACTCGTCAACCAGGTCGCCAGCTCCATGGAACAGCACGCCCGCTTCGGTGGTGTGGTCCCGGAGATCGCCAGCCGAGCCCACCTGGAAGCCATGCAGCCCACCATGCGGGCGGCGATGCGCAGCCTGCAGAAACAGACCCGTATCGGGCAGCGCCCGGATGCCGTCGCCGTGACCATCGGCCCGGGGCTCGCCGGCGCGCTCATGGTCGGTGCCGCCGCGGCCAAGGCCTACGCCGCGGCCTGGGAGGTGCCCTTCTACGCGGTGAACCACCTGGGCGGGCACGTCGCCGTCGAGGCGCTCACGGAGGAAGGCCGCGAGCCGCTGAAGAACGCCATCGCGCTGCTCGTCAGCGGCGGGCACACCCAGATCCTGCAGGTCGACGGGGTGGGCAAGCCCATGACGGAGCTCGGCAGCACCCTCGATGATGCCGCCGGTGAGGCCTATGACAAGGTCTCCCGCCTCCTCGGGCTCGGCTACCCGGGCGGGCCGGTGATCGACCGCCTCGCCCGCCAGGGCAACCGCAAGGCCATCGCCTTCCCGCGCGGCATGATGCGCCCGCAGGACTCCCGCTACGACTTCTCCTTCTCTGGTCTAAAGACCGCCGTCGCGCGCTTCGTCGAGCGCGCCGAAGCGG
This window contains:
- the glmS gene encoding glutamine--fructose-6-phosphate transaminase (isomerizing) codes for the protein MCAIVGYVGKNQALEIGLDALQRMEYRGYDSAGIAVNNAEGIRVEKAEGKLSNLVERIDIIGRDTLTGNTCLGHTRWATHGRPNDVNAHPHLSFDGKAAIVHNGIIENFAALRDELEARGIELVSDTDSEVAAHLLAIEYNEGEHAGDVEASALAVLRRLEGAFTVLFTHADAPGLIVAGRRNTPLIVGVGEDGMFLGSDVAAFIAHTKNAVELGQDSAVAITADNYEIMDFDGAPAEGSPFTIDWDQEAAEKDGFDSFMMKEIHEQPAAVRDTLAGRFVDGKVVLDEQRLSDDDLRNIQKVYVVACGSAYHSGLLAKYAIEHWARIPVEIEVASEFRYRDPVLNQQTLVVAVSQSGETADTLEAVRHAKTQGARVLAVCNTNGSQIPRESDAVLYTHAGPEIGVASTKAFLAQVAANYVVGLALAQARGTMYPDEIGDIYATLAELPTKIEKTLALAEPIEQLAEELGPVKTMLFLGRHVGFPVALEGALKLKELAYIHAEGFAAGELKHGPIALIEDDLPVVVVVPSPTGRPVLHSKIVSNIQEIRARGAKTIVIAEEGDEAVRPYANWLLEIPATGTLMQPLLSTVPLQFLAADIARQCGNEDIDKPRNLAKSVTVE
- a CDS encoding NAD(P)H-hydrate dehydratase yields the protein MDDTPPGELLAARDCLVAAGEVWPSPQPREDKYAGVVGIFAGSDTFPGAALLALKAAVKSTSPMVRYAGPVDPRLIALALPEVVSAPRPEKAGRVQAWVAGPGIDEDAPEALNILDWLVRQPEPLLLDASALQLVAKNTQLLRGIINRHTTGRATVLTPHAGEFAALARALGNEEQAEAAAVDQDFDRRRTACAWLARQTKSVVLLKGRHTIVSDGDVAWGVDAGHSWSATPGSGDVLAGIAGAVIAAAEKAPLLHCILGAVAVHAVAALHAAETPEGFAPISASDIVESIHAVVAVALRHAHEEADGD
- the alr gene encoding alanine racemase, which gives rise to MTHTPKDKTGRGELIQLVVDLGALANNTRFFADFVAPAQLMAVVKADGYNHGALRIAQTALDHGAAVVGVATVPEALLLRERGPVKDGEPATIFAWMWEPAMDLTPAFDAELTLGVPSLAHARSLIDQARSRQAKPRPVVGVMSDTGMSRSGISPAEWQETIALLAAAEQEGLIAVDGVFTHLASADEDAQRAVTDRQHQRFQQAIADCRAAGMAVPRNHIANTPATLTRPDMHHELVRPGLGVYGVDPVAGGTPTGAAENAVPGLPDVLPLQRTMSMRAKVITTRVVPKGESVSYGGIWTAPEDTRTAVVAAGYADGVPRSASGKMQVSINGESYQQVGRICMDQFVVALGPAESAAAEAVQPGDWAVIFGDPAAGEPSVEDLAAAAGTIPYEVVTMPRGPRVQRVVVDVEGQEHVVER
- the tsaE gene encoding tRNA (adenosine(37)-N6)-threonylcarbamoyltransferase complex ATPase subunit type 1 TsaE, encoding MSNAKAGNGMDLGEAQGHAHARTPEDMRAIGRELGQQLAAGTVVILTGPLGAGKTTITQGIADGLAVKGRVQSPTFTIVRTHKPGARGIRLLHMDAYRLLGEGVAESIAPGEQLSRDDVLDTLESLDIDADLDDAVLVAEWGRGVVEELADRVLDVEITRAVGAEVSDGSDAAAVDVLGDGGLADSGEVIDMTDGDEDDPREVHWRWSE
- the tsaD gene encoding tRNA (adenosine(37)-N6)-threonylcarbamoyltransferase complex transferase subunit TsaD — translated: MLVLTIDTATSYVVSGLVEVNRRAGSWGTFEYSTTTLSQRVQRNPRGHMELLVPHIQESLAEAGLRPKDIEAVVVGAGPGPFTGLRVGMATGAAFADAIGVPVFGVDSLSATAASVAAGHQECLVLSDARRREWYSATATEAGRLIAGPAVGKPVDVLAEHGSKPIAVALTAEVARAIEKLEGEEKAATEDWRIITEDAYPTPEGLALAGADQLWWLEGEGHFVERLGRPLVAQYLRRPDAAEPKRKERTAAVNFAAAAEDVAAFDRLEAEQRTAEAALEGAMTEAAGVGAESANAEAAKAEAADAEAGNVEPADAEPANAELTVELLTLDRASLADLEEMARIEQELFSEESPWSLEAFRAELANPRNYYVALRVAGQLQGYAGIALNGPPADPEWEIHTVALSPEQQGKGHSRLLMDKLFEPLQVIGGPVYLEVRDGNAPAVGLYESYGFAVTGRRKGYYQPSGADALTMFRPDEKRPSQADEGGQDGAEGIAEQDAATPGSATDAAESMLVMGIESSCDETGVGVVRMSKTDGDQEETGSAPVVEELVNQVASSMEQHARFGGVVPEIASRAHLEAMQPTMRAAMRSLQKQTRIGQRPDAVAVTIGPGLAGALMVGAAAAKAYAAAWEVPFYAVNHLGGHVAVEALTEEGREPLKNAIALLVSGGHTQILQVDGVGKPMTELGSTLDDAAGEAYDKVSRLLGLGYPGGPVIDRLARQGNRKAIAFPRGMMRPQDSRYDFSFSGLKTAVARFVERAEAAGQVGENAIPVEDVCASFQEAVADVLTAKALRACEDTGAKVLLLGGGVSANSRLRGLAADRCRDAGVELRIPPLPLCTDNGVMIAALAAQLISEGAQPTAMSVGTDPALEVEVPILTD